In Fusobacterium sp. SYSU M8D902, the following proteins share a genomic window:
- a CDS encoding glycosyltransferase family 9 protein, whose amino-acid sequence MIRKINRIFQNYMREKRLKIGKWLWDKKKNKEQIKEGNFIENNSIKSILFLRYDGKIGDMVINTLMFREIKKRYPDIKIGVVAREGNAQIIKNNPNVDKIYIYKKNRKEILELSKEIAVEKYDLLIDFSEMLRVNQMMLINRCCARFNMGLNRENWELFDISYNFPIGSFHITKLYEKVLNILGIENANLEYDLYFNKNDKIKVDKLLEDLKNKEIFVLNPFAASKHREINRENIKKIIESILEKENRIIFIIGEKSKKNEVLEIVKLYPKKVCYPELDNIIETAYLISKSDCVITPDTSIVHIAAAFKKKLIAIYRVDNSDENNMNKELWAPNYKDATQVFSLDLEVKKGEEPDINKFDIEEIKKVL is encoded by the coding sequence ATGATAAGAAAAATAAATAGAATATTTCAAAACTATATGAGAGAAAAAAGATTAAAAATTGGAAAATGGTTGTGGGATAAAAAAAAGAATAAAGAACAGATAAAAGAAGGAAACTTTATTGAAAATAATAGTATAAAGTCTATACTTTTTTTAAGGTATGATGGAAAAATTGGTGATATGGTTATAAATACTCTGATGTTTAGAGAGATAAAAAAGAGATATCCTGATATTAAAATAGGAGTAGTGGCAAGGGAGGGAAATGCTCAGATAATAAAGAATAATCCCAATGTAGATAAAATTTATATCTATAAGAAAAATAGAAAAGAGATTTTAGAACTTTCAAAAGAGATAGCAGTTGAGAAATATGATTTGTTGATAGATTTTTCAGAGATGTTAAGAGTAAATCAGATGATGTTGATTAATAGATGTTGTGCTAGATTCAATATGGGATTGAATAGAGAAAATTGGGAATTATTCGATATAAGTTATAATTTTCCAATAGGTAGTTTTCATATAACAAAATTATATGAAAAAGTTTTAAATATATTAGGAATAGAAAATGCAAATTTAGAGTATGATCTGTATTTTAATAAAAATGATAAAATAAAAGTAGATAAGTTGCTAGAGGACTTGAAAAATAAAGAAATATTTGTATTGAATCCATTTGCTGCAAGTAAGCATAGAGAGATTAATAGAGAAAATATAAAAAAAATAATAGAATCAATTTTGGAAAAAGAGAATAGGATTATATTTATAATTGGAGAAAAAAGTAAAAAAAATGAAGTTTTAGAGATAGTTAAACTTTATCCAAAAAAAGTTTGTTATCCTGAGTTAGATAATATTATAGAGACAGCTTATTTAATAAGTAAATCTGATTGTGTAATAACTCCAGATACTTCAATAGTACACATTGCAGCAGCCTTTAAAAAGAAATTGATTGCAATATATAGAGTAGATAACTCTGATGAAAATAATATGAATAAAGAGTTGTGGGCACCTAATTACAAGGATGCTACACAAGTTTTCTCTTTAGATTTAGAGGTAAAAAAAGGTGAAGAACCTGATATAAATAAATTTGATATAGAAGAAATAAAAAAAGTATTATAG
- a CDS encoding glycosyltransferase family 9 protein, which translates to MGKIRILKTSYLKRKIKEYLIKLSLVDYRLLRKKKESKNLLIITLDALGDNIVKSKTIEILTNEFRKENTYILCKNKWKSIYELQGYKNIFVDETKWSVFYKIKQYRKLNRIGFNTVAIMNHSYIPEEADYILSGEKYDMSENVDYILDKHIIILKKILGKEFNLEDVKPDMRKYFLERKYKNIISIAIGTADYIKTPTYLNLKKYIQELLKYKKEIYVLGSGEKQKKIAKKLKEEIKSDLIIDCIDTLTLKEVIQVIKDSELFIGGDSGLYNIAFSLGVNTICLHWSKQKTPWEHKEENIKILKGKGGREFIDKKYGTDILNSITFEQIQDSIEKLNILMEK; encoded by the coding sequence ATGGGAAAGATAAGAATTTTAAAAACTTCATATTTAAAAAGAAAAATTAAAGAATATCTAATAAAACTAAGTTTAGTAGATTATAGACTTCTAAGAAAAAAGAAGGAAAGTAAAAATTTATTGATTATAACATTGGATGCATTAGGGGATAATATAGTTAAAAGTAAAACTATAGAAATATTAACTAATGAATTTAGAAAAGAAAATACTTATATATTATGTAAAAACAAGTGGAAATCCATTTATGAGTTACAGGGTTATAAAAATATTTTTGTAGATGAAACTAAATGGAGTGTTTTTTATAAAATAAAACAGTATAGAAAACTAAATAGAATAGGTTTTAATACAGTAGCTATTATGAATCATTCATATATTCCAGAAGAAGCTGATTATATTTTATCAGGGGAAAAATATGATATGTCAGAAAATGTTGATTATATTTTAGATAAACATATAATCATTTTAAAAAAAATACTGGGAAAAGAATTTAATTTAGAAGATGTAAAACCAGATATGAGAAAATATTTTCTTGAAAGAAAATATAAAAATATAATCAGCATAGCAATAGGAACTGCAGATTATATAAAAACTCCAACATATTTAAACCTAAAAAAGTATATTCAAGAATTATTAAAGTATAAAAAAGAAATTTATGTATTAGGAAGTGGAGAGAAACAAAAGAAAATAGCAAAAAAATTAAAAGAAGAGATAAAATCTGATTTAATAATAGATTGTATAGATACATTGACTTTAAAAGAAGTGATCCAAGTAATTAAAGATTCAGAACTATTTATAGGTGGAGATTCTGGATTATATAATATTGCTTTTTCTTTAGGGGTAAATACAATATGTTTACATTGGAGTAAACAAAAAACACCATGGGAACATAAAGAAGAAAATATAAAAATATTGAAAGGAAAGGGTGGTAGAGAGTTTATTGATAAAAAATATGGTACAGATATTTTAAATAGTATAACTTTTGAACAAATTCAAGATTCAATAGAGAAATTAAATATATTAATGGAGAAATAA
- a CDS encoding glycosyltransferase, with the protein MKKNIIIRSGSLRMGGLERVLIEVLQTIDKEKFNITLIIDDDCGEDNIFEKDIPKNIKYYFLKSQKLINKTEYYKEKRKNIVYKLMYNIYMNFETFIMCKNMKKILKEIGKVDVLVDFDAGASKYIDKLDVGKKIVWIHNSIPKLKKKKSKIERFGKRLEKYDQVVAICDEMKEELQEIYPKLKGKITRIYNPFNFDRILKLKDNIDELDENNRELLKNDYVIAISRLDTVQKDYLTLIKAFKIYSEYNNSKKLYIIGDGPSKVEIENLIKEYNMEDKILLLGRFKNPYIWLNNSDFFIHSSKYEGFGLVLVEAAFLNKLVISSSCPVGPTEILEDGKSGILFETGNYEELANILIKLEKKELIKELYVNNMEKSIYRFDKNYIIKDIETLINNI; encoded by the coding sequence ATGAAAAAAAATATAATAATTAGAAGCGGTAGTTTAAGAATGGGTGGGTTAGAAAGAGTTTTAATAGAAGTTCTACAAACTATTGATAAAGAAAAATTTAATATAACTTTGATAATAGATGATGATTGTGGAGAAGATAATATTTTTGAAAAGGATATTCCCAAAAATATAAAGTATTATTTTTTAAAATCACAAAAATTAATAAATAAAACAGAATATTATAAAGAAAAAAGAAAAAATATAGTGTATAAATTAATGTATAACATATATATGAACTTTGAAACTTTTATTATGTGCAAAAATATGAAAAAAATATTAAAAGAAATAGGAAAAGTTGATGTATTGGTAGACTTTGATGCTGGAGCATCAAAGTATATAGATAAATTAGATGTAGGTAAAAAAATAGTCTGGATTCATAATTCAATTCCTAAGTTAAAAAAGAAAAAATCAAAGATAGAGAGATTTGGAAAAAGATTGGAAAAATATGATCAAGTTGTAGCAATCTGTGATGAGATGAAAGAGGAATTACAAGAAATATATCCAAAACTAAAAGGAAAAATAACTAGAATATACAATCCTTTTAATTTTGATAGAATTTTAAAATTGAAAGATAATATTGATGAATTAGATGAAAACAATAGAGAATTATTAAAAAATGATTACGTAATAGCTATTTCTAGATTAGATACAGTTCAAAAAGATTATTTAACTTTGATAAAAGCATTTAAGATTTATAGTGAATATAATAATAGTAAAAAGTTATATATCATAGGGGATGGACCAAGTAAGGTCGAAATAGAAAATTTAATAAAAGAATATAATATGGAAGATAAAATTCTTTTATTAGGAAGATTTAAAAATCCTTATATTTGGCTTAATAATTCAGATTTTTTTATTCATAGTTCAAAATATGAAGGTTTTGGATTGGTATTAGTAGAAGCTGCTTTTTTAAATAAATTAGTTATTTCTTCAAGTTGTCCAGTTGGACCTACAGAAATATTAGAAGATGGTAAAAGTGGAATATTATTTGAAACAGGTAATTATGAAGAATTAGCTAATATTTTGATAAAGTTAGAGAAAAAAGAGTTAATAAAAGAATTATATGTAAATAATATGGAAAAAAGCATATATAGATTTGACAAAAATTATATTATAAAAGATATTGAAACTTTAATAAATAACATATAA
- a CDS encoding lipopolysaccharide core heptose(II) kinase RfaY has translation MKIKEVEYKEWKLYYSEKDRVSMERIGKNIVDKNFEVIQTLKDTKRNYVAIIKINNIKYILKELRSEIIIPQRKIQTLVKKGEALTTLINGLEAIDEGLIELVKPLIALVKRGKMIEKSFILMEYIEGKILKNTKDIIEVIEVTKKFHNLGRYHGDLNTSNFLRTETGLRIVDTQMKKEKKLWFKRSNDILILKEDLLVLELKTEIDEYYPEIKEKRGYLLAKFFRKIKKLKLVECIREKKKQLRKKGWKI, from the coding sequence ATGAAAATAAAAGAGGTAGAATATAAAGAGTGGAAACTCTACTATTCAGAAAAAGATAGAGTTTCAATGGAAAGAATCGGAAAAAATATAGTGGATAAAAATTTTGAAGTTATTCAAACTTTAAAGGATACTAAAAGAAATTATGTAGCTATAATAAAGATAAACAATATAAAATATATTTTAAAAGAATTACGTTCAGAAATAATTATTCCTCAAAGAAAAATTCAAACGTTAGTAAAAAAAGGTGAAGCACTAACTACATTAATAAATGGATTAGAAGCTATAGATGAAGGCTTAATAGAATTGGTTAAACCATTGATAGCATTAGTAAAAAGAGGGAAAATGATTGAAAAGAGCTTTATTCTTATGGAATACATTGAAGGTAAAATTTTAAAAAATACTAAAGATATTATTGAAGTAATTGAAGTAACTAAAAAATTTCATAATTTAGGAAGATATCATGGGGATCTTAATACTTCTAATTTTTTAAGAACAGAAACTGGTTTGAGAATAGTAGATACTCAAATGAAAAAAGAAAAAAAATTATGGTTTAAAAGATCAAATGATATTTTAATACTAAAAGAAGATTTATTAGTATTAGAATTAAAAACAGAAATAGATGAGTATTATCCAGAAATAAAGGAGAAACGAGGATATTTATTAGCCAAATTTTTTAGAAAAATAAAAAAGTTAAAATTAGTAGAATGTATTAGAGAGAAAAAAAAGCAATTAAGAAAAAAAGGGTGGAAAATATGA
- a CDS encoding O-antigen ligase family protein yields MININREKYLKLEEIVLYLFGISFFTNFDIAKGLLYLMLLFLMIDIFYFKEKLDCGNEKLKKFILFLVLGGTIWNFCADFNYKAARAYFKINRYFILVFYLYSLVKYKKEILRNFLISLLVSYGILFIQGINFYITHRSLSYYRLDVFEGVMDVALLVPAVGAFSIGQIIENKNYKYKAISTLVLCGTIFLLMLTQTRAALLAIIIAIIGMIVISKNLKIILITMLGGVLILFCFLQMPQARRFKENTFNVKVTTDNMSNGLRVEMWKNAIWRFKQRPIMGSGTKQGYDLFAEYVKNMPEETETQKIYKETFENGFDDAHSMYLNLMTDSGIFSFVQFSFILLILPYILLKNKNYQYRLSLLGSLIVFATYGLVWPLWRHSWNPMLLWLLISLILVGVIYEETNSK; encoded by the coding sequence ATGATTAATATAAATAGAGAAAAATATTTAAAATTAGAAGAGATAGTATTATATTTATTTGGAATAAGTTTTTTTACAAATTTTGACATAGCTAAAGGATTATTGTATCTTATGCTACTATTTCTTATGATAGATATTTTTTATTTTAAAGAAAAATTAGATTGTGGTAATGAAAAATTAAAAAAATTTATATTATTTTTAGTATTGGGTGGAACAATTTGGAATTTTTGTGCAGATTTTAATTATAAAGCAGCAAGAGCCTATTTTAAGATAAATAGATATTTTATTTTAGTATTTTATCTATATTCTTTAGTAAAGTATAAAAAAGAAATTTTAAGAAATTTTTTAATTTCTCTGTTAGTAAGTTATGGAATATTATTTATTCAAGGAATTAATTTCTACATAACTCACAGATCATTGAGTTATTATAGGTTAGATGTTTTTGAAGGAGTTATGGATGTAGCTCTTTTAGTTCCAGCTGTAGGAGCTTTTTCTATAGGTCAAATTATCGAAAATAAAAATTATAAATATAAAGCTATAAGCACATTAGTATTGTGTGGTACAATATTTTTATTGATGCTAACTCAAACAAGAGCAGCATTGTTAGCGATTATAATTGCTATTATTGGAATGATTGTGATTTCTAAAAACTTAAAGATAATTTTAATAACTATGCTAGGAGGAGTATTAATTTTATTTTGTTTTTTACAAATGCCACAAGCTAGAAGATTTAAAGAAAATACATTTAATGTAAAAGTAACTACTGACAATATGTCAAATGGATTGAGAGTTGAAATGTGGAAAAATGCAATATGGAGATTTAAACAGCGTCCAATTATGGGAAGTGGAACAAAACAAGGATATGATTTATTTGCAGAGTATGTAAAAAATATGCCTGAGGAGACAGAAACACAAAAAATATATAAAGAAACATTTGAAAATGGTTTTGATGATGCACATAGTATGTATTTAAATTTAATGACTGATAGTGGAATATTTAGTTTTGTTCAATTTAGTTTTATTTTATTAATCTTACCATATATATTATTAAAAAATAAAAACTATCAGTATAGATTATCTTTGCTAGGTAGCTTAATAGTATTTGCTACATATGGTTTAGTTTGGCCACTATGGAGACATAGTTGGAATCCTATGTTATTATGGTTATTAATTTCGTTAATTTTAGTAGGAGTTATTTATGAAGAAACAAATAGCAAGTGA
- a CDS encoding glycosyltransferase, producing MKKQIASDKKIKIIFLTSGIGLGGVERVLLEYIKKINLNKFDIKIAFHSEKDKYFEEEIPKEIKYKYMQSLKIEQKIVELKNKNIIKRKLLREIYKKYNRYLMKKNYYSFSKDRDIIIDFKDGKYFKYLKKLSKKKKICWIHGNIEDIYNLKKEKNIVEKNFQKMQKIVCICNEMSKELKNIFPKINERNIETIYNPFDIKNIKMKSNIEKEKLTEEYILMVSRLDSKQKDFLTLIKAYKYYTTLTKDPVKLFILGEGKDRNIIENEIKFRKLDEKITLLGADKNPYPWIKKAKILVHSSNYEGLPTVLIEGLILGKIIVSSDCKTGPREILMDGKYGLLFPVGDYLTLGTMLEDLLSKNLEKYKEIEKNILEKESIERFSDEVIIKKVENMLEQVYLD from the coding sequence ATGAAGAAACAAATAGCAAGTGATAAAAAAATAAAAATAATTTTTTTGACAAGTGGAATTGGATTGGGTGGAGTTGAAAGAGTATTATTAGAATATATAAAAAAAATAAATTTGAATAAATTTGATATAAAAATAGCATTTCATAGTGAGAAGGATAAATATTTTGAAGAAGAAATTCCAAAAGAAATAAAATATAAATATATGCAATCTTTAAAGATAGAACAAAAAATAGTAGAGCTTAAAAATAAAAATATAATTAAAAGAAAATTGTTAAGAGAAATTTATAAAAAATATAATAGATATTTAATGAAAAAAAATTATTATTCTTTTTCAAAAGACAGAGATATAATAATTGATTTTAAAGATGGAAAATATTTTAAATATTTAAAAAAACTTTCAAAAAAGAAAAAAATTTGTTGGATCCATGGTAATATTGAAGATATTTATAATTTAAAAAAAGAAAAAAATATAGTTGAAAAAAATTTTCAAAAAATGCAGAAAATAGTTTGTATTTGTAATGAGATGTCAAAAGAATTAAAGAATATATTTCCAAAAATAAATGAAAGAAATATTGAAACAATATATAATCCATTTGATATTAAAAATATAAAAATGAAATCAAATATAGAAAAGGAAAAATTGACAGAAGAATATATTTTAATGGTTTCAAGGTTAGATAGTAAACAAAAGGACTTTTTAACATTAATAAAAGCATATAAATATTATACAACTTTAACAAAAGATCCAGTAAAATTATTTATTTTAGGAGAAGGGAAAGATAGAAATATTATTGAAAATGAAATAAAATTTAGGAAATTAGATGAAAAGATAACTTTATTAGGGGCAGATAAAAATCCGTATCCTTGGATAAAAAAGGCAAAAATTTTAGTTCATTCTTCTAATTACGAGGGACTTCCTACTGTATTAATAGAAGGATTGATATTAGGAAAAATAATAGTATCGAGTGATTGTAAAACAGGACCAAGAGAAATTTTAATGGATGGAAAGTATGGTTTATTATTCCCAGTAGGAGATTATTTAACACTTGGAACTATGTTAGAAGATCTCTTGTCAAAAAATTTGGAAAAATATAAAGAAATAGAAAAAAATATTTTAGAAAAAGAGAGTATAGAAAGATTTTCAGATGAGGTGATAATAAAAAAAGTTGAAAATATGTTAGAACAGGTTTATTTAGATTGA
- a CDS encoding glycosyltransferase: MDISVIIPVYNVEKYIRKCLESILKQTFLNIEILVINDGTKDNSIKIVKEYMDDKRIKVIEKENGGLSSARNVGIKEAKGKYIYFIDSDDWAEEDILEILYKDNKEEDIIFTNYIYYNDITGKERKKTYKFPDKLTTKEGKYFFYNDAEVLVWNRLYKREFLIKNELFFKEGIIHEDEEFSFKTLMLADKVKYVESYRFYYRTSREGSITYKPNYPRIITSLEKIEKSFFEFSFNNRLDKFTKMRSLLRKNIIGYRKKRYERIIVPKEEFREIENLFKQFLIENSLTKIERKVIIKDIQKLLLSKNLVSINFFDKFYWINGIYSFRVIKRLIKRQINYKLKNKIDWEG, translated from the coding sequence ATGGATATAAGTGTGATAATTCCAGTTTATAATGTTGAGAAATACATAAGGAAATGTTTAGAAAGTATACTGAAACAAACATTTTTAAATATTGAAATTTTAGTTATAAATGATGGAACTAAAGACAATTCGATAAAAATTGTAAAAGAGTATATGGATGATAAAAGAATAAAAGTAATAGAAAAAGAAAATGGTGGATTATCTAGTGCAAGAAATGTAGGAATAAAAGAAGCTAAAGGGAAATATATTTATTTTATAGATAGCGACGATTGGGCAGAGGAAGATATTTTAGAAATATTATATAAAGATAATAAAGAAGAAGATATTATATTTACCAACTATATTTACTATAATGATATAACAGGAAAAGAAAGAAAAAAAACATATAAATTCCCAGATAAATTAACAACAAAAGAAGGAAAATATTTTTTTTATAATGATGCTGAAGTATTAGTATGGAATAGATTATATAAAAGAGAGTTTTTAATAAAAAATGAATTGTTTTTTAAAGAAGGAATTATCCACGAAGATGAAGAGTTTTCATTTAAAACTTTAATGTTGGCAGATAAAGTAAAATATGTGGAAAGTTATAGGTTTTATTATAGAACTTCAAGAGAAGGAAGTATAACATATAAACCAAATTATCCTAGAATAATTACTTCTCTGGAGAAAATAGAAAAAAGTTTTTTTGAATTTTCTTTTAATAATAGATTAGATAAATTTACAAAAATGCGATCATTATTAAGAAAAAATATAATAGGATATAGAAAAAAAAGATATGAAAGAATTATAGTCCCTAAGGAAGAGTTCAGAGAAATTGAAAATTTATTCAAACAATTTTTAATTGAGAACTCTTTAACTAAAATTGAAAGAAAAGTTATAATTAAAGATATACAAAAGTTGTTATTATCTAAAAATTTAGTTTCTATAAATTTTTTTGATAAATTTTATTGGATAAATGGTATTTATTCCTTTAGAGTTATAAAAAGATTAATAAAAAGACAAATAAATTATAAATTAAAAAATAAAATAGACTGGGAAGGATAA
- a CDS encoding glycosyltransferase family 52, with protein MKIFYVDTVYSLFLGLLLDGDTANNLYIFDMSISKNIVEKFRNTYQFSKIEYKTKYGKYWKHYKQNKEFDEILKKIKHIDEIYLQDHLSHSQYLFNNYNYPMILLEDGTLNYDIKILEEELNKKEKLKINSFFRRVCIEKIPQKYKRFGLSDKIKKIYLTGTLFIPEVIKDKVEIIDIETKWNLLSIEKKKEILDIFDINLEKLENLKNEKEKILLITQPLSEDNIISEEEKIDIYSNLLKGRDIKKIYIKPHPREKTDYTKAFQNIEVVIIEKEFPIEIFMLLNMEFKKVITLFSTAALNFKNKYVVEFIGTKDYKALYDKFGDIKI; from the coding sequence GTGAAAATATTTTATGTTGATACAGTGTATAGCTTGTTTTTAGGTCTATTATTAGATGGAGATACAGCTAATAATTTATATATTTTTGATATGAGTATTTCAAAAAATATAGTGGAAAAGTTCAGAAATACTTATCAATTTTCAAAAATAGAATATAAAACTAAATATGGAAAATATTGGAAGCATTATAAGCAAAATAAAGAATTTGATGAAATATTAAAAAAAATAAAACATATAGATGAAATTTATTTACAGGATCATTTAAGTCATTCTCAATACTTATTTAATAATTATAATTATCCGATGATTTTATTAGAGGATGGAACTCTAAATTATGATATTAAAATATTAGAAGAGGAATTAAATAAGAAAGAAAAATTAAAAATAAATAGTTTTTTTAGAAGGGTTTGTATTGAAAAAATTCCTCAAAAATATAAGAGATTTGGTTTATCAGACAAAATAAAAAAAATCTATTTGACGGGAACTTTATTCATTCCAGAAGTAATAAAAGATAAAGTAGAAATAATAGATATAGAAACAAAATGGAATTTACTTTCAATAGAAAAAAAGAAAGAAATTTTAGATATCTTTGATATAAATTTAGAAAAGCTAGAAAATTTAAAAAATGAAAAAGAAAAAATACTATTAATAACTCAGCCTTTGTCAGAAGATAATATTATATCAGAAGAGGAAAAAATAGATATATATAGTAATCTTTTAAAAGGAAGAGATATAAAGAAAATATATATTAAACCACATCCAAGAGAGAAAACAGATTATACTAAGGCATTCCAGAATATTGAAGTAGTAATAATAGAAAAAGAATTTCCAATAGAGATATTTATGTTGTTAAATATGGAATTTAAAAAAGTAATAACTCTTTTTTCAACAGCAGCATTAAATTTTAAAAATAAATATGTTGTAGAATTTATAGGAACTAAAGACTATAAAGCATTATATGATAAATTTGGAGATATAAAAATATAG
- the rfbA gene encoding glucose-1-phosphate thymidylyltransferase RfbA, with product MKGIILSGGRGTRLYPLTKTISKQLLPVYNKPMIYYSLSVLMLAGIQDILFISDKENQKLYRELLGDGHNLGLNLTYKIQEEPQGIGEAFILGEEFLEKDSCMLILGDNIFYGNGFTGKLKNSLSLESGAMIFPIYSKKPENFGVIEFEGDRIISLEEKPEIPKSNYIVPGLYVLDNSVVEKAKSIEKSARGELEIVSILNQYLKENKLFSNDLGRGMVWLDAGTFDGLLEASNFIQTIEKQQGILIGSIEEIAYRNGWIDKEKLLKLSEPLLKIDYGKYLVELANEK from the coding sequence ATGAAAGGGATAATATTATCAGGGGGAAGAGGAACAAGACTATATCCATTAACTAAAACAATATCAAAACAGTTATTACCTGTGTATAATAAACCAATGATATATTATTCACTTTCTGTTTTAATGTTGGCAGGGATACAAGATATTTTATTTATTTCTGATAAAGAGAATCAAAAACTATATAGAGAGCTATTAGGAGATGGTCACAATCTAGGGTTAAATTTAACTTATAAAATACAAGAAGAGCCACAAGGAATAGGAGAAGCTTTTATATTAGGAGAAGAATTTTTAGAAAAAGATAGTTGTATGCTCATATTGGGAGATAATATTTTTTATGGGAATGGATTTACTGGGAAGCTAAAAAATAGTTTGTCATTAGAGAGTGGTGCAATGATTTTTCCTATTTACAGTAAAAAGCCAGAAAATTTTGGTGTAATAGAGTTTGAAGGAGATAGAATCATATCTTTAGAAGAGAAACCAGAGATACCAAAATCCAATTATATTGTACCTGGATTATATGTACTTGATAATAGTGTTGTAGAAAAAGCAAAATCTATAGAGAAGTCAGCTAGAGGAGAATTAGAAATAGTATCCATTTTAAATCAATATCTAAAAGAGAATAAACTTTTTTCTAATGACTTAGGAAGAGGAATGGTATGGTTAGATGCAGGAACTTTTGATGGACTTTTAGAAGCTAGTAATTTTATACAAACTATTGAGAAGCAACAGGGAATATTGATAGGGAGCATAGAAGAGATTGCATATAGGAATGGTTGGATAGATAAGGAGAAGTTGTTGAAGTTATCAGAGCCACTATTAAAAATTGATTATGGAAAATATTTAGTTGAATTAGCAAATGAAAAATAA
- a CDS encoding ATP-binding protein, which yields MKIIFENLGPVEKGEIELNKLNIFCGKNNEGKTYINYLIYTILTTINSLSFKRSKDFIKEFPKEKKEIKISLEEVLFKENYLKEILLNIEEKIIERLPIVFSVSKDFFKDFKIKFEYESIKLNRKAYTKKFFLVGNHYGIIEKDEVNIKVRFDEEFKNEIGEIFDLDFDILGNQSSEIEEINRIITDYIIVIIFNLKRVYSFPAERSGLAIFYNELLIRRNNILDSFIRENRDEKILKEIVSRYPKPINDYINFLNQIPKMMERRIKQDNKVVQLAKSIEKDLLYGEYKVKDHKKIIYTTKDGKELELYTSSSLVKTVIGIINYLKYYAVKGDYFLIDEPELNLHPENQRKIARIFARMINYGINIVMTTHSPYIINELNNLIMLNKVSDIDKERIMNNNGIVKNSIIKAKDISAYLVNNHKIEEMNKGEYGLEVESFNETIDNLNNLSDDIYSSIED from the coding sequence ATGAAAATAATATTTGAAAATTTAGGTCCTGTAGAAAAAGGAGAGATAGAACTCAATAAATTAAATATTTTTTGTGGAAAAAATAATGAAGGAAAAACTTATATAAATTATTTGATATATACTATTCTTACTACAATTAATAGCTTAAGTTTTAAAAGAAGCAAAGACTTTATAAAAGAATTCCCAAAAGAAAAAAAAGAAATTAAAATAAGTTTGGAAGAGGTTCTATTCAAAGAAAATTATTTAAAAGAAATATTGTTAAACATAGAAGAAAAAATAATAGAAAGATTACCTATAGTTTTTTCAGTATCAAAAGATTTTTTTAAAGATTTTAAAATAAAATTTGAATATGAATCAATAAAACTAAATAGAAAAGCTTATACTAAAAAATTTTTTTTAGTAGGAAATCATTATGGGATAATTGAAAAAGATGAAGTTAATATTAAAGTAAGATTTGATGAAGAGTTCAAAAATGAAATTGGAGAAATTTTTGATTTAGATTTTGATATTCTTGGAAATCAATCAAGTGAAATAGAGGAAATTAATAGGATTATTACAGATTATATAATAGTAATAATTTTTAATTTAAAAAGAGTATATTCATTTCCGGCAGAAAGAAGTGGACTTGCAATTTTTTATAATGAATTGCTAATAAGAAGAAATAATATTTTAGATTCATTTATTAGAGAGAATAGAGATGAAAAAATTTTAAAAGAAATAGTTTCAAGATATCCGAAGCCAATTAATGACTATATAAATTTTTTAAATCAAATACCAAAAATGATGGAAAGAAGAATAAAACAAGATAATAAAGTCGTTCAATTGGCTAAGAGTATAGAAAAAGATCTTCTTTATGGGGAATATAAGGTTAAAGATCATAAAAAAATCATATACACAACAAAAGATGGAAAAGAATTAGAACTGTATACTAGTTCATCATTAGTAAAGACAGTAATTGGAATAATAAATTATTTAAAATATTATGCTGTTAAAGGAGATTATTTTTTAATTGATGAACCAGAATTAAATTTACATCCAGAAAATCAAAGAAAAATAGCAAGAATTTTTGCAAGGATGATAAATTATGGTATAAATATAGTAATGACTACTCATAGTCCATATATAATTAATGAATTGAATAACTTAATTATGTTAAATAAGGTATCTGATATTGATAAAGAAAGAATTATGAATAATAATGGAATAGTAAAAAATAGTATTATAAAAGCAAAAGATATTTCAGCGTATTTAGTAAATAATCATAAGATAGAAGAGATGAATAAAGGAGAATATGGACTAGAGGTTGAGAGTTTTAATGAAACAATAGATAATTTAAATAATCTAAGTGATGATATTTATTCATCGATTGAGGATTGA